The genomic region GAGGGGATTATTCGCTTGCATATTGATATTGTATCATCAATATCGCCAGGATGGGGGAAGCCGGATCTTCAGGATTTTCGCGCTGTACGATTTATTGCAGACCGCCGTTGTCGCGCAGAGTCGCCGCGACGATATCATGGGCTTTCGCGACCGCCATTTTGAGCGGCGTATCGCCATTCGCGAGGCGCGCGTTGGGGTTGGCGCCGTGCTCCAGCAGCAGCCTGGCGATGTCGGGCAGATCGTTCGCGGCGCAGTAGTGCAGGGGAGACCAATCGCTTCCGTCGCTAGCCGCCTCCACGTTGGCGCCGCGCTCGATGAGCATCCGGGCGATCTCGGCTTTGCCGCGCGCGAGCGCGCTTTGCAGCGGCGTCACCCGGAATCCACCCGAGACGGCGTTGATGTCCGCGTCGTGTTCGATGAGGAGCTACGCGGCGCCCGGATGTCCGAAGAAGCAGGCGAGATGCAGGGGAAGCCAGCCGTCGGGGGATGTCTGGTGGATGATGTTTGGATCTTGTTCGATCTCGCGTGTTATGACCGATGACGTTCCCACTGCCGCTGCTTCCCAGATATCCGTCGGCGGTC from Capsulimonas corticalis harbors:
- a CDS encoding ankyrin repeat domain-containing protein → MEHDADINAVSGGFRVTPLQSALARGKAEIARMLIERGANVEAASDGSDWSPLHYCAANDLPDIARLLLEHGANPNARLANGDTPLKMAVAKAHDIVAATLRDNGGLQ